A stretch of DNA from Williamwhitmania sp.:
TGCATCCACGAACTGGCTGAAATCAACGGGCTTAACAACGTAGGCATTAACTCCCATCTCGTAAGTTCTCACTAAGTCATTTTCTTCCCTCGATGAGGTAAGCATTACCACCGGAATTTTTCTTAGGCTTGGGTCTTGCCTGATAGCATTTAATACCTCAATACCATCCATTCTGGGCATTTTAATATCGAGCAGGACTACTCCTGGATTTTCTTCGGA
This window harbors:
- a CDS encoding response regulator, producing MEVKTILLAEDNLNDVELTLSALEDLNIANKVVVVHDGVEALEYLRREGKYKERSEENPGVVLLDIKMPRMDGIEVLNAIRQDPSLRKIPVVMLTSSREENDLVRTYEMGVNAYVVKPVDFSQFVDAVKQLGIFWALVNEVPKKS